One segment of Channa argus isolate prfri chromosome 17, Channa argus male v1.0, whole genome shotgun sequence DNA contains the following:
- the nhsl1b gene encoding NHS-like protein 1 isoform X4: protein MRGDRRSASFRKEKPVGLSRALSWLSVSNLSRQSRRIFHSQNELHAVHNRHTYSYSHTHLHTADREEDDDDDSWVYQPQHKIAVSNLDEESKWTVHYTAPWHQQENVFLPGSRPPCVEDLHRQAKVNLKTALRECDKLRKDGFRSSQYYSQGPTFSDPIQSTSSLQDDEDYENDKKSTASSVEDDKSELSMRPQTPQGGGEEGEESEVDGKVVWNKTMSLPTPEEKMRRAAKAVPTDIVAINVTGAVFDRQASIRRSLINTDTVSRRPKKVKRRKTISGLPDNINQELAAKGRGGELRPHSMFIPGQYSTLGRVGSVNSTLRRSVTRDSSCQTEEVKIVPPSMRRIRAQRGQGIAAQMAGISASSSTGSISISSSDSSGILMLQYQFNGDPSRFHSLPRQGARVSLSADPIYSSTPVKSEEQTTPSRQIGKLQVDDTVVHMRNAPRTGTLPRPKSQELRATQSSEWGGGPACVVSPHAAYSTSLIPNATMSKSTEVIALNKSSHIPHSPASAYPTAQPLSLASSTNTDPLMSNPAAFAHSSTCPAIATSTPTHTAQDGGLVIAAPASESGHSDSSVHSHSTLAPTPPTCLPEEHWIYDTPENVVVPHRTLTSSCSTPINQLYSSLELSSRTTTDSSSLYSQDNDGYYTSMHLDSGLRSRSHTSGHGASAARATRHSMYESREMANQEDSGSLYSDRSLSRSISLRKSKKPPLPPARTDSLRRKPAAKKPLGGVGAISCANISNGTMLNESLIASLQQSLQMGLRGGKGKGASPSSPSHSPSSDYDDPWLLRPRSQSSISAGSSAASLAANANGGVVSNVYSLCQVTPAHSDTSSLRSDYADSWGYYIDYPRSHGEQRAQTPPANATHRMSAGPHAEDLQSGGEIQNSQDPGAPGQEGGLAVKPKTSSPDRVHRLTSPSSGYSSQSNTPTAGTPVPSFVRSMSPSGSRPKPKVPERKSSLLSSVSMSSSSTSLSSNTSDSLKNSGPPPPPPPPLPLSSSSAPNTPLSPPPPFPPPLPQGFNGGTPPPAPPLPTTPQVTSLKQLHVSSTSPEFPPPPSPEMLIDPSSSFNGSFNPPPPPPPPLPSLAPYPPPPLPYFGPPSSSPSFVKAVKDAPKAAISNNPTDSLKPLITPFALQSVQLRSIKRSKKEINSKSDDIKAQETETPTLEKSLFQEHPTVLPVFDSSPDDDSRNSSPVSKPLEELSLHCSIKDETPDGTVLNEKAEDHSYIYLNGKETDGGWESLQSPQQSFQSSPVKQKPPVVSKKPKLPFRLPFTSQPINEQLLSQQEHTSSLSQTEEQVETLQRQTDNEEIATESEQQEEEEGGILWNPEPLAESSEASTDIQDDSQISASGIQETSLDHELCINGETHEEEEEGDGTSSTTGSISSKEEDAGEVFDSSTAESSPAPSANGASEENMVTPTPTRPRTTEDLFAVIHRSKRKILGRKESEEDKTRTVSHPQSPPTTPTGTSPGMVSSLPRQSGSIQRNLRKSATSSDTFKALLLKKGSRSETSFRMSAAEMLRSTDPRSQRTRSESVLDPPAASPSSPTTPHSPFASPGRGKRAPEEWSRYEALSSPTSPSYSISGFRYGRSRTPPSAASSKYNARSRILSSPMTVICEREGELFESEYGDTAEIPSGPTSQTLQNSNGTLTEESNS, encoded by the exons CGGTGTCCAATCTGGATGAGGAGAGCAAGTGGACAGTTCATTATACGGCTCCGTGGCACCAGCAAGAGAATGTCTTCCTACCAGGCAGCAGGCCGCCCTGTGTAGAAGACCTCCATCGTCAGGCCAAAGTCAATCTCAAGACTGCCCTGCGAG AATGTGACAAGTTGAGGAAGGATGGTTTCCGGAGCTCCCAGTACTACTCTCAAGGGCCCACCTTTTCTGACCCTATTCAGTCAACTAGCAGCCTGCAGGATGATGAAGATTATGAAAATGACAAGAAG TCTACAGCTTCATCAGTGGAGGATGACAAATCAGAGCTCTCCATGAGGCCCCAAACCCCCCAGGGAGGCGGCGAAGAAGGGGAGGAGTCAGAGGTTGATGGAAAAGTGGTATGGAACAAGACTATGTCCCTCCCCACACCAGAGGAGAAGATGAGGCGGGCTGCTAAGGCCGTGCCCACAGATATAGTTGCAATCAATGTCACAG GGGCAGTGTTTGACCGACAGGCGAGCATCCGGCGTTCCCTCATTAACACTGACACCGTGTCCCGTCGGCCCAAGAAGGTCAAACGCAGAAAGACTATATCAGGGCTGCCTGACAACATCAACCAGGAGCTAG CAGCAAAGGGACGTGGTGGAGAGCTCCGGCCACATTCTATGTTCATCCCAGGACAGTATTCCACTTTGGGACGAGTTGGAAGTGTGAACTCAACGCTGCGACGTTCAGTGACCAGAGATTCCAGCTGCCAGACAGAAGAAGTAAAGATTGTTCCCCCGTCTATGAGAAGAATTCGAGCACAAAGAGGACAAGGAATTGCTGCTCAGATGGCCGGCATTTCTGCTTCCTCTTCAACAGGAAGTATATCCATCTCCAGTAGTGACAGTTCCGGGATCTTGATGCTCCAGTATCAGTTTAACGGAGACCCTTCCCGTTTTCACAGTCTGCCTCGACAGGGAGCCAGAGTGTCCCTCAGTGCTGATCCCATCTATAGCAGCACCCCTGTCAAGTCAGAGGAGCAAACTACACCTTCGAGACAGATTGGAAAACTTCAAGTTGATGACACAGTGGTGCACATGAGAAATGCCCCAAGAACCGGCACCCTGCCAAGGCCCAAGTCTCAGGAGTTGAGGGCAACACAGTCCAGTGAATGGGGTGGAGGGCCAGCTTGTGTTGTCTCGCCACATGCTGCTTATTCCACCTCACTCATTCCCAATGCCACCATGTCTAAGTCCACTGAAGTTATTGCCCTCAACAAGTCCAGTCATATCCCCCACTCCCCAGCATCAGCTTACCCTACAGCTCAACCACTCAGCTTGGCTTCTTCCACCAACACTGACCCCCTGATGTCTAACCCAGCAGCCTTTGCCCACAGCTCTACCTGCCCAGCCATAGCCACTTCTACCCCAACTCATACAGCACAGGATGGTGGTCTGGTCATTGCAGCACCTGCTAGCGAGTCAGGGCACTCAGACAGCAGTGTACACAGCCACAGCACCTTGGCTCCTACACCTCCAACCTGTTTGCCAGAAGAACATTGGATCTACGACACACCAGAAAATGTGGTGGTACCACATCGCACTCTGACCTCCAGTTGCTCAACTCCTATCaaccagctgtatagcagcttgGAGCTCTCTTCCAGGACAACCACTGATTCCAGCTCCCTCTATTCCCAGGACAACGATGGGTACTACACCTCCATGCATTTGGACTCAGGCCTGCGCTCTCGCAGCCATACCAGTGGGCATGGGGCATCAGCTGCTCGTGCCACAAGACACAGTATGTACGAATCCCGCGAGATGGCCAATCAGGAAGACTCTGGAAGCTTATACAGTGATCGCTCTCTATCACGCAGTATCTCTCTTCGCAAGTCCAAGAAACCTCCACTGCCTCCAGCCCGTACAGACTCTCTTAGACGCAAGCCTGCTGCGAAAAAGCCCCTTGGAGGCGTTGGCGCCATCAGTTGTGCTAACATATCAAACGGAACCATGCTTAATGAGTCTCTAATAGCTAGCTTGCAGCAGAGCCTACAGATGGGGCTGAGGGGAGGGAAAGGAAAAGGCGCTTCACCGTCTTCaccctcccacagtccaagtAGCGACTATGATGACCCTTGGTTGCTGCGGCCACGCAGTCAGAGTAGTATTAGTGCAGGTAGCTCTGCAGCATCTCTGGCAGCTAATGCAAATGGTGGTGTTGTGTCTAATGTGTACTCCCTATGCCAAGTGACACCTGCTCACAGTGACACTAGCAGCTTGCGTTCAGATTATGCTGACTCTTGGGGTTATTATATTGACTACCCCCGTAGCCATGGAGAACAGAGAGCACAAACCCCTCCAGCAAATGCCACGCACAGGATGTCAGCTGGGCCTCACGCAGAAGACCTACAGAGTGGAGGTGAAATTCAGAACAGTCAGGACCCTGGAGCTCCAGGCCAGGAGGGAGGGCTAGCAGTGAAGCCCAAAACATCCTCACCAGACAGGGTGCACAGACTGACTTCCCCATCTAGCGGTTACTCAAGCCAGTCCAACACACCCACAGCTGGAACCCCGGTGCCGTCTTTTGTTAGGTCCATGTCTCCCTCGGGCAGCAGGCCCAAGCCCAAAGTGCCTGAGAGAAagtcttctctcctctcctctgtatCCATGTCCTCCTCTTCAACCTCCCTTTCCTCCAACACTTCAGACTCACTTAAGAACTCAGGtcctcctccaccccctcctccacccctTCCCCTCTCTTCATCTTCCGCTCCAAACACCCCTCTTAGCCCACCTCCaccctttcctcctcctctaccACAAGGTTTCAATGGAGGGACTCCTCCGCCAGCTCCCCCATTGCCAACCACGCCACAGGTCACTTCTCTGAAACAACTCCATGTTTCCTCCACGTCCCCAGAAttcccacctcctccatccCCTGAAATGTTAATTGACCCGAGTTCATCTTTCAATGGGAGCTTCAATCCTCCCCCTCCGCCTCCCCCTCCTTTGCCCTCCTTAGCGCCTTATCCACCTCCTCCACTGCCTTATTTTGGTCCACCTTCATCCTCCCCATCTTTTGTGAAGGCAGTCAAAGATGCTCCCAAAGCAGCTATTTCCAACAACCCCACAGACTCCCTTAAGCCCTTGATCACCCCGTTTGCTCTGCAGAGTGTTCAACTTCGCTCTATTAAACGGTCCAAGAAGGAAATAAACAGCAAATCAGATGACATCAAAGCTCAGGAAACAGAGACACCAACCCTGGAAAAGTCCCTTTTCCAGGAGCACCCAACTGTGTTACCTGTGTTTGACAGCTCCCCAGATGACGACTCGCGTAACTCATCACCTGTGTCAAAGCCCTTAGAAGAGTTGTCATTACACTGCAGTATCAAAGATGAGACACCAGATGGCactgttttaaatgaaaaggCTGAAGATCATAGTTATATTTACttaaatggaaaagaaacagaTGGAGGTTGGGAATCATTGCAGAGTCCCCAACAGAGCTTCCAAAGCTCCCCTGTCAAACAGAAGCCCCCAGTAGTCTCCAAGAAACCCAAGCTTCCCTTTCGACTGCCATTTACCTCTCAACCCATCAATGAGCAGCTTCTATCGCAGCAGGAACATACAAGCAGCCTGTcccaaacagaagaacaagtaGAGACTCTGCAACGACAAACAGATAATGAGGAGATAGCCACTGAAAGTGagcaacaggaggaggaggaggggggcatTTTATGGAACCCTGAGCCATTAGCAGAGAGCAGCGAAGCATCCACAGATATCCAGGATGACTCTCAAATTTCTGCTTCTGGCATCCAGGAAACAAGTCTTGACCATGAACTGTGTATTAATGGGGAGACtcatgaagaggaggaagagggagatgGAACAAGCAGCACAACTGGATCCATCAGCTCCAAGGAGGAGGATGCAG GTGAAGTCTTTGACTCCAGTACGGCCGAATCGTCTCCGGCCCCATCAGCCAACGGGGCTTCCGAGGAGAACATGGTGACCCCGACTCCCACACGACCCCGAACCACAGAGGACCTATTTGCCGTCATTCACAG GTCAAAACGCAAGATCCTAGGTCGCAAGGAATCTGAAGAGGACAAGACCCGGACTGTGAGCCACCCACAGTCTCCGCCCACCACCCCCACAGGAACATCCCCAGGAATGGTGTCCTCGCTACCACGGCAGAGTGGCTCCATCCAGCGAAACCTCCGCAAGTCAGCCACCAGCAGTGACACCTTCAAGGCCCTGCTCTTGAAGAAGGGAAGTCGCTCTGAGACCAGTTTCAGGATGTCAGCTGCTGAGATGCTTCGCTCCACTGACCCACGCTCCCAGCGAACACGTTCAGAGTCTGTGTTAGATCCCCCAGCTGCCTCACCCTCCTCCCCGACAACACCACACAGTCCCTTTGCCTCCCCTGGCCGTGGCAAACGAGCGCCAGAAGAATGGAGCCGTTATGAGGCTCTGTCCTCTCCAACTTCACCATCCTATTCAATAAGTGGATTTAGGTATGGGCGATCTCGCACGCCGCCCTCTGCTGCCAGCAGCAAATATAATGCACGCAGCCGAATCCTTAGCAGCCCAATGACCGTCATCTGTGAGCGTGAGGGGGAACTATTTGAGAGCGAGTATGGAGACACTGCAGAAATTCCATCTGGTCCCACTTCTCAGACTCTCCAAAACTCCAATGGCACTTTAACTGAGGAGAGCAACAGTTAA
- the nhsl1b gene encoding NHS-like protein 1 isoform X7, which translates to MVFIGTSLKSVIKYFKRKAVSNLDEESKWTVHYTAPWHQQENVFLPGSRPPCVEDLHRQAKVNLKTALRECDKLRKDGFRSSQYYSQGPTFSDPIQSTSSLQDDEDYENDKKSTASSVEDDKSELSMRPQTPQGGGEEGEESEVDGKVVWNKTMSLPTPEEKMRRAAKAVPTDIVAINVTGAVFDRQASIRRSLINTDTVSRRPKKVKRRKTISGLPDNINQELAAKGRGGELRPHSMFIPGQYSTLGRVGSVNSTLRRSVTRDSSCQTEEVKIVPPSMRRIRAQRGQGIAAQMAGISASSSTGSISISSSDSSGILMLQYQFNGDPSRFHSLPRQGARVSLSADPIYSSTPVKSEEQTTPSRQIGKLQVDDTVVHMRNAPRTGTLPRPKSQELRATQSSEWGGGPACVVSPHAAYSTSLIPNATMSKSTEVIALNKSSHIPHSPASAYPTAQPLSLASSTNTDPLMSNPAAFAHSSTCPAIATSTPTHTAQDGGLVIAAPASESGHSDSSVHSHSTLAPTPPTCLPEEHWIYDTPENVVVPHRTLTSSCSTPINQLYSSLELSSRTTTDSSSLYSQDNDGYYTSMHLDSGLRSRSHTSGHGASAARATRHSMYESREMANQEDSGSLYSDRSLSRSISLRKSKKPPLPPARTDSLRRKPAAKKPLGGVGAISCANISNGTMLNESLIASLQQSLQMGLRGGKGKGASPSSPSHSPSSDYDDPWLLRPRSQSSISAGSSAASLAANANGGVVSNVYSLCQVTPAHSDTSSLRSDYADSWGYYIDYPRSHGEQRAQTPPANATHRMSAGPHAEDLQSGGEIQNSQDPGAPGQEGGLAVKPKTSSPDRVHRLTSPSSGYSSQSNTPTAGTPVPSFVRSMSPSGSRPKPKVPERKSSLLSSVSMSSSSTSLSSNTSDSLKNSGPPPPPPPPLPLSSSSAPNTPLSPPPPFPPPLPQGFNGGTPPPAPPLPTTPQVTSLKQLHVSSTSPEFPPPPSPEMLIDPSSSFNGSFNPPPPPPPPLPSLAPYPPPPLPYFGPPSSSPSFVKAVKDAPKAAISNNPTDSLKPLITPFALQSVQLRSIKRSKKEINSKSDDIKAQETETPTLEKSLFQEHPTVLPVFDSSPDDDSRNSSPVSKPLEELSLHCSIKDETPDGTVLNEKAEDHSYIYLNGKETDGGWESLQSPQQSFQSSPVKQKPPVVSKKPKLPFRLPFTSQPINEQLLSQQEHTSSLSQTEEQVETLQRQTDNEEIATESEQQEEEEGGILWNPEPLAESSEASTDIQDDSQISASGIQETSLDHELCINGETHEEEEEGDGTSSTTGSISSKEEDAGEVFDSSTAESSPAPSANGASEENMVTPTPTRPRTTEDLFAVIHRSKRKILGRKESEEDKTRTVSHPQSPPTTPTGTSPGMVSSLPRQSGSIQRNLRKSATSSDTFKALLLKKGSRSETSFRMSAAEMLRSTDPRSQRTRSESVLDPPAASPSSPTTPHSPFASPGRGKRAPEEWSRYEALSSPTSPSYSISGFRYGRSRTPPSAASSKYNARSRILSSPMTVICEREGELFESEYGDTAEIPSGPTSQTLQNSNGTLTEESNS; encoded by the exons ATGGTGTTTATTGGGACCTCGTTAAAATCTGTGATTAAATACTTCAAAAGAAAAG CGGTGTCCAATCTGGATGAGGAGAGCAAGTGGACAGTTCATTATACGGCTCCGTGGCACCAGCAAGAGAATGTCTTCCTACCAGGCAGCAGGCCGCCCTGTGTAGAAGACCTCCATCGTCAGGCCAAAGTCAATCTCAAGACTGCCCTGCGAG AATGTGACAAGTTGAGGAAGGATGGTTTCCGGAGCTCCCAGTACTACTCTCAAGGGCCCACCTTTTCTGACCCTATTCAGTCAACTAGCAGCCTGCAGGATGATGAAGATTATGAAAATGACAAGAAG TCTACAGCTTCATCAGTGGAGGATGACAAATCAGAGCTCTCCATGAGGCCCCAAACCCCCCAGGGAGGCGGCGAAGAAGGGGAGGAGTCAGAGGTTGATGGAAAAGTGGTATGGAACAAGACTATGTCCCTCCCCACACCAGAGGAGAAGATGAGGCGGGCTGCTAAGGCCGTGCCCACAGATATAGTTGCAATCAATGTCACAG GGGCAGTGTTTGACCGACAGGCGAGCATCCGGCGTTCCCTCATTAACACTGACACCGTGTCCCGTCGGCCCAAGAAGGTCAAACGCAGAAAGACTATATCAGGGCTGCCTGACAACATCAACCAGGAGCTAG CAGCAAAGGGACGTGGTGGAGAGCTCCGGCCACATTCTATGTTCATCCCAGGACAGTATTCCACTTTGGGACGAGTTGGAAGTGTGAACTCAACGCTGCGACGTTCAGTGACCAGAGATTCCAGCTGCCAGACAGAAGAAGTAAAGATTGTTCCCCCGTCTATGAGAAGAATTCGAGCACAAAGAGGACAAGGAATTGCTGCTCAGATGGCCGGCATTTCTGCTTCCTCTTCAACAGGAAGTATATCCATCTCCAGTAGTGACAGTTCCGGGATCTTGATGCTCCAGTATCAGTTTAACGGAGACCCTTCCCGTTTTCACAGTCTGCCTCGACAGGGAGCCAGAGTGTCCCTCAGTGCTGATCCCATCTATAGCAGCACCCCTGTCAAGTCAGAGGAGCAAACTACACCTTCGAGACAGATTGGAAAACTTCAAGTTGATGACACAGTGGTGCACATGAGAAATGCCCCAAGAACCGGCACCCTGCCAAGGCCCAAGTCTCAGGAGTTGAGGGCAACACAGTCCAGTGAATGGGGTGGAGGGCCAGCTTGTGTTGTCTCGCCACATGCTGCTTATTCCACCTCACTCATTCCCAATGCCACCATGTCTAAGTCCACTGAAGTTATTGCCCTCAACAAGTCCAGTCATATCCCCCACTCCCCAGCATCAGCTTACCCTACAGCTCAACCACTCAGCTTGGCTTCTTCCACCAACACTGACCCCCTGATGTCTAACCCAGCAGCCTTTGCCCACAGCTCTACCTGCCCAGCCATAGCCACTTCTACCCCAACTCATACAGCACAGGATGGTGGTCTGGTCATTGCAGCACCTGCTAGCGAGTCAGGGCACTCAGACAGCAGTGTACACAGCCACAGCACCTTGGCTCCTACACCTCCAACCTGTTTGCCAGAAGAACATTGGATCTACGACACACCAGAAAATGTGGTGGTACCACATCGCACTCTGACCTCCAGTTGCTCAACTCCTATCaaccagctgtatagcagcttgGAGCTCTCTTCCAGGACAACCACTGATTCCAGCTCCCTCTATTCCCAGGACAACGATGGGTACTACACCTCCATGCATTTGGACTCAGGCCTGCGCTCTCGCAGCCATACCAGTGGGCATGGGGCATCAGCTGCTCGTGCCACAAGACACAGTATGTACGAATCCCGCGAGATGGCCAATCAGGAAGACTCTGGAAGCTTATACAGTGATCGCTCTCTATCACGCAGTATCTCTCTTCGCAAGTCCAAGAAACCTCCACTGCCTCCAGCCCGTACAGACTCTCTTAGACGCAAGCCTGCTGCGAAAAAGCCCCTTGGAGGCGTTGGCGCCATCAGTTGTGCTAACATATCAAACGGAACCATGCTTAATGAGTCTCTAATAGCTAGCTTGCAGCAGAGCCTACAGATGGGGCTGAGGGGAGGGAAAGGAAAAGGCGCTTCACCGTCTTCaccctcccacagtccaagtAGCGACTATGATGACCCTTGGTTGCTGCGGCCACGCAGTCAGAGTAGTATTAGTGCAGGTAGCTCTGCAGCATCTCTGGCAGCTAATGCAAATGGTGGTGTTGTGTCTAATGTGTACTCCCTATGCCAAGTGACACCTGCTCACAGTGACACTAGCAGCTTGCGTTCAGATTATGCTGACTCTTGGGGTTATTATATTGACTACCCCCGTAGCCATGGAGAACAGAGAGCACAAACCCCTCCAGCAAATGCCACGCACAGGATGTCAGCTGGGCCTCACGCAGAAGACCTACAGAGTGGAGGTGAAATTCAGAACAGTCAGGACCCTGGAGCTCCAGGCCAGGAGGGAGGGCTAGCAGTGAAGCCCAAAACATCCTCACCAGACAGGGTGCACAGACTGACTTCCCCATCTAGCGGTTACTCAAGCCAGTCCAACACACCCACAGCTGGAACCCCGGTGCCGTCTTTTGTTAGGTCCATGTCTCCCTCGGGCAGCAGGCCCAAGCCCAAAGTGCCTGAGAGAAagtcttctctcctctcctctgtatCCATGTCCTCCTCTTCAACCTCCCTTTCCTCCAACACTTCAGACTCACTTAAGAACTCAGGtcctcctccaccccctcctccacccctTCCCCTCTCTTCATCTTCCGCTCCAAACACCCCTCTTAGCCCACCTCCaccctttcctcctcctctaccACAAGGTTTCAATGGAGGGACTCCTCCGCCAGCTCCCCCATTGCCAACCACGCCACAGGTCACTTCTCTGAAACAACTCCATGTTTCCTCCACGTCCCCAGAAttcccacctcctccatccCCTGAAATGTTAATTGACCCGAGTTCATCTTTCAATGGGAGCTTCAATCCTCCCCCTCCGCCTCCCCCTCCTTTGCCCTCCTTAGCGCCTTATCCACCTCCTCCACTGCCTTATTTTGGTCCACCTTCATCCTCCCCATCTTTTGTGAAGGCAGTCAAAGATGCTCCCAAAGCAGCTATTTCCAACAACCCCACAGACTCCCTTAAGCCCTTGATCACCCCGTTTGCTCTGCAGAGTGTTCAACTTCGCTCTATTAAACGGTCCAAGAAGGAAATAAACAGCAAATCAGATGACATCAAAGCTCAGGAAACAGAGACACCAACCCTGGAAAAGTCCCTTTTCCAGGAGCACCCAACTGTGTTACCTGTGTTTGACAGCTCCCCAGATGACGACTCGCGTAACTCATCACCTGTGTCAAAGCCCTTAGAAGAGTTGTCATTACACTGCAGTATCAAAGATGAGACACCAGATGGCactgttttaaatgaaaaggCTGAAGATCATAGTTATATTTACttaaatggaaaagaaacagaTGGAGGTTGGGAATCATTGCAGAGTCCCCAACAGAGCTTCCAAAGCTCCCCTGTCAAACAGAAGCCCCCAGTAGTCTCCAAGAAACCCAAGCTTCCCTTTCGACTGCCATTTACCTCTCAACCCATCAATGAGCAGCTTCTATCGCAGCAGGAACATACAAGCAGCCTGTcccaaacagaagaacaagtaGAGACTCTGCAACGACAAACAGATAATGAGGAGATAGCCACTGAAAGTGagcaacaggaggaggaggaggggggcatTTTATGGAACCCTGAGCCATTAGCAGAGAGCAGCGAAGCATCCACAGATATCCAGGATGACTCTCAAATTTCTGCTTCTGGCATCCAGGAAACAAGTCTTGACCATGAACTGTGTATTAATGGGGAGACtcatgaagaggaggaagagggagatgGAACAAGCAGCACAACTGGATCCATCAGCTCCAAGGAGGAGGATGCAG GTGAAGTCTTTGACTCCAGTACGGCCGAATCGTCTCCGGCCCCATCAGCCAACGGGGCTTCCGAGGAGAACATGGTGACCCCGACTCCCACACGACCCCGAACCACAGAGGACCTATTTGCCGTCATTCACAG GTCAAAACGCAAGATCCTAGGTCGCAAGGAATCTGAAGAGGACAAGACCCGGACTGTGAGCCACCCACAGTCTCCGCCCACCACCCCCACAGGAACATCCCCAGGAATGGTGTCCTCGCTACCACGGCAGAGTGGCTCCATCCAGCGAAACCTCCGCAAGTCAGCCACCAGCAGTGACACCTTCAAGGCCCTGCTCTTGAAGAAGGGAAGTCGCTCTGAGACCAGTTTCAGGATGTCAGCTGCTGAGATGCTTCGCTCCACTGACCCACGCTCCCAGCGAACACGTTCAGAGTCTGTGTTAGATCCCCCAGCTGCCTCACCCTCCTCCCCGACAACACCACACAGTCCCTTTGCCTCCCCTGGCCGTGGCAAACGAGCGCCAGAAGAATGGAGCCGTTATGAGGCTCTGTCCTCTCCAACTTCACCATCCTATTCAATAAGTGGATTTAGGTATGGGCGATCTCGCACGCCGCCCTCTGCTGCCAGCAGCAAATATAATGCACGCAGCCGAATCCTTAGCAGCCCAATGACCGTCATCTGTGAGCGTGAGGGGGAACTATTTGAGAGCGAGTATGGAGACACTGCAGAAATTCCATCTGGTCCCACTTCTCAGACTCTCCAAAACTCCAATGGCACTTTAACTGAGGAGAGCAACAGTTAA